A genomic segment from Gossypium hirsutum isolate 1008001.06 chromosome D04, Gossypium_hirsutum_v2.1, whole genome shotgun sequence encodes:
- the LOC107927580 gene encoding glutamate--tRNA ligase, cytoplasmic, with translation MEEERIKVLSFPSDSPPLSIIAAAKIAGIALPTQTSTSGSLTLSFSNGLELHGNYVILRYIGRVAAIRNFYGDDAFHAAQIDEWLEYAPTLLLGSEFENACSYMDIYMEKRTFFVSHSFSIADIAIWSGLAGAGQRWESLRKSSKYRNLVRWYNSVSAEYSDALNEVTALYVGKKGLGKQVAAKPKEQKSADGNSSDKVNLGSRPSSEIDLPYAELGKVRLRFAPEPSGYLHIGHSKAALLNQYFAQRYQGEVILRFDDTNPTKESNEFVENLIKDVETLGIKYQKITYTSDYFPKLMDMAEKLIKEGKAYVDDTPREQMQKERMDGIESKCRSNSVEENLKLWKEMIAGSERGLQCCLRGKLDMQDPNKSLRDPVYYRCNPVPHHRIGAKYKLYPTYDFACPFVDAEEGITHALRSSEYHDRNAQYYRIQEDMGMRKVHIYEFSRLNMVYTLLSKRKLLWFVQNGKVDGWDDPRFPTVQGIVRRGLKIEALIQFILEQGASKNLNLMEWDKLWTINKKIIDPVCPRHTAVIEERKVLLTLTDGPDEPFVRIIPRHKKYDGAGEKATTFTKRIWIDYADAEYISVNEEVTLMDWGNAIVKEIIKDQDGNITQLVGVLHLQGSVKTTKLKLTWLAETSELVNLSLVEFDYLITKKKLEEGEDFLDALNPCTKKETAAIGDSNIRNLKQGEILQLERKGYFRCDVPFVRPSKPVVLIAIPDGRQQSMLK, from the exons ATGGAGGAAGAAAGGATAAAGGTATTATCATTTCCATCGGATAGCCCTCCACTCTCCATCATTGCCGCCGCAAAGATTGCGGGAATTGCTTTACCGACTCAGACTTCAACATCTGGATCTCTCACTTTGTCTTTCTCAAATGG GCTTGAATTGCATGGAAATTACGTAATTCTCCGTTACATTGGTCGAGTTGCTGCCATTCGTAATTTCTATGGTGATGATGCTTTCCATGCTGCCCAA ATTGATGAGTGGCTGGAGTATGCTCCTACCCTTTTATTGGGTTCTGAGTTTGAGAATGCTTGTAGTTACATGGACATTTATATGGAGAAACGCACATTTTTCGTTTCTCATTCTTTCTCCATTGCTGACATAGCTATCTGGTCTGGTCTTGCTG GAGCTGGTCAAAGATGGGAAAGCTTGAGGAAGTCAAGCAAGTACCGAAACCTTGTTCGCTGGTACAATTCTGTTTCTGCAGAATACAGCGATGCCTTGAATGAAGTTACTGCATTGTATGTTGGCAAAAAAGGATTGGGAAAGCAGGTGGCAGCTAAACCAAAAGAGCAAAAGAGTGCTGATGGAAATAGTTCTGATAAGGTGAACTTAGGTAGCAGGCCCTCATCTGAAATAGATCTTCCTTATGCTGAATTGGGAAAGGTGCGATTGAGATTTGCTCCTGAACCTAGTGGTTATCTCCATATAGGGCACTCTAAAGCAGCCTTATTAAATCAATACTTTGCTCAACGGTACCAAGGTGAAGTAATTTTGCGCTTTGATGATACCAATCCCACCAAAGAAAGCAATGAATTTGTAGAAAATCTTATAAAAGATGTTGAGACATTGGGCATCAAGTATCAAAAGATCACCTATACTTCCGATTACTTCCCTAAGTTAATGGATATGGCTGAAAAGTTGATAAAGGAGGGGAAAGCCTATGTGGATGATACGCCACGTGAGCAAATGCAGAAAGAAAGGATGGATGGCATTGAATCAAAATGTAGGAGCAACAGTGTTGAGGAGAATTTAAAGTTATGGAAGGAAATGATTGCTGGCTCTGAAAGAGGTTTGCAGTGCTGTCTTCGTGGGAAGCTGGACATGCAAGACCCAAACAAATCTCTCAGGGATCCAGTTTACTACCGCTGCAATCCTGTTCCCCACCATCGAATTGGAGCCAAGTACAAGTTGTATCCAACATATGATTTTGCTTGTCCATTTGTTGATGCTGAAGAAGGTATAACACATGCACTACGATCTAGTGAGTATCATGATCGCAATGCTCAGTACTATAGGATTCAAGAGGATATGGGAATGCGGAAGGTACACATATACGAGTTTAGTCGATTGAATATGGTCTACACACTTCTCAGTAAGCGTAAGCTTCTCTGGTTTGTGCAAAACGGTAAAGTAGATGGATGGGATGATCCCCGTTTCCCAACTGTTCAAGGAATTGTTCGTCGAGGTCTGAAAATAGAAGCCTTGATACAATTTATTTTGGAACAG GGGGCATCAAAAAATCTCAACCTGATGGAATGGGACAAACTCTGGACAATTAATAAGAAGATCATCGATCCTGTTTGTCCTAGGCATACAGCAGTAATTGAAGAACGAAAGGTACTATTGACCTTAACTGATGGTCCTGATGAGCCATTTGTTCGTATTATCCCAAGGCATAAGAAATATGATGGTGCTGGAGAGAAAGCAACCACTTTTACTAAGAGGATATGGATAGACTATGCTGATGCAGAGTACATCTCAGTGAATGAGGAGGTAACATTAATGGATTGGGGAAATGCCATCGTGAAAGAAATAATCAAGGATCAGGATGGAAACATAACTCAGTTGGTAGGTGTTTTGCATCTTCAAGGATCTGTCAAGACAACAAAATTGAAGCTCACGTGGCTTGCAGAAACTAGTGAACTTGTAAACCTTTCCTTGGTGGAGTTTGATTATCTAATAACAAAGAAGAAG CTGGAAGAAGGGGAGGATTTCCTAGATGCACTAAACCCATGTACGAAAAAGGAGACAGCAGCAATTGGAGATTCCAACATCCGCAATTTGAAACAAGGAGAGATATTGCAGCTGGAGAGGAAAGGCTACTTCAGATGTGATGTTCCCTTTGTTAGACCTTCGAAACCAGTGGTGTTGATCGCAATTCCAGATGGGCGGCAACAAAGCATGTTGAAGTAG
- the LOC121216236 gene encoding serine/threonine-protein kinase D6PKL2: MQQCIDDLDNLSFTTTSTTVPETKRSTSSGSEASNLVPRDPCWHAIRRASALTLEDLRFIHRLGSGDIGSVYLVEVKGGSSGCVLAAKVMDKKELMSRKKESRARIEREILESLDHPFLPTLYATLDCPRWSCLLTEFCPGGDLHVLRQRQPDRRFHEAAVRFYASEVVVALEYLHMMGIIYRDLKPENVLVRSDGHIMLTDFDLSLRSDNTSAASAAHLVSDQNTSSSSTNLSTATPFDKSSCILPSCIVPVVSCFHPKHKRKRRKNSMHRGDFEIVAEPVDVRSMSFVGTHEYLAPEIVSGEGHGNAVDWWTLGIFIFEMFYGVTPFKGTDHELTLANIVARALEFPKEPSIPASAKDLITQLLMKEPSRRMGSTMGATAIKHHQFFDGVNWALLRCTPPPYTPRPEATDNSTDSSFEYY; encoded by the exons ATGCAACAATGCATCGATGACCTTGACAACCTTAGCTTCACCACCACTTCCACCACCGTTCCCGAAACCAAGCGTAGCACCAGTTCGGGTTCCGAAGCCTCCAACCTAGTGCCACGCGACCCTTGTTGGCATGCCATCCGACGTGCCAGCGCGCTGACCTTAGAGGACCTACGGTTCATTCACCGCCTAGGCAGCGGTGACATAGGGAGCGTTTACCTTGTGGAAGTGAAGGGGGGTAGCAGTGGTTGCGTTTTGGCTGCCAAGGTGATGGATAAAAAGGAGCTGATGAGCAGGAAGAAAGAAAGTAGGGCAAGGATTGAGAGGGAAATATTGGAATCATTGGACCATCCTTTTCTGCCAACCTTATATGCCACTTTAGACTGTCCCAGGTGGTCTTGTCTGCTGACCGAATTTTGCCCCGGCGGCGACCTTCATGTTCTCCGTCAACGACAACCCGACAGACGATTTCATGAGGCTGCTGTCCG GTTTTATGCATCCGAAGTTGTGGTTGCTCTAGAATACCTACATATGATGGGAATTATCTACCGTGATCTCAAGCCTGAGAACGTGCTAGTAAGATCAGACGGTCACATCATGTTGACCGATTTTGACCTTTCCTTAAGGAGTGATAATACATCAGCCGCATCGGCGGCTCACCTTGTCTCTGATCAAAACACATCATCATCGTCAACAAATTTATCAACTGCGACTCCTTTTGACAAATCCTCATGCATTTTACCAAGCTGCATAGTTCCCGTCGTCTCATGTTTCCACCCTAAACATAAACGCAAACGTAGGAAAAACTCCATGCATCGTGGTGACTTCGAGATCGTAGCCGAGCCGGTCGATGTTCGATCAATGTCCTTCGTGGGAACCCACGAGTACTTGGCCCCAGAGATCGTATCAGGCGAGGGTCATGGCAACGCGGTGGATTGGTGGACGCTAGGGATATTCATATTCGAAATGTTCTATGGTGTAACACCATTTAAAGGGACTGACCATGAGTTAACGCTAGCAAATATTGTGGCTCGGGCACTTGAGTTCCCTAAGGAACCATCGATTCCAGCCTCGGCTAAGGACTTGATTACACAACTCTTGATGAAGGAGCCGAGTAGGCGAATGGGATCAACCATGGGTGCGACGGCAATTAAGCACCACCAATTCTTTGATGGAGTTAATTGGGCACTATTGAGATGTACACCACCGCCTTACACTCCCCGACCGGAGGCGACGGATAATAGCACAGACAGTTCATTTGAGTATTACTAG